From a single Lolium rigidum isolate FL_2022 chromosome 7, APGP_CSIRO_Lrig_0.1, whole genome shotgun sequence genomic region:
- the LOC124669294 gene encoding protein STICHEL-like 2, whose product MTDIRRHSVDVPLSRTLVQLKRVRSLRDPSTNSMSKYASPSDNMIWETASSNGATMELSRSAHHHLIEEDVDLEAEATMGSERSFRAPNARTASYRKSSIVKIRGLNPPRNKQGHRVRVDGHRKSVDSNHSNHSSLRQLANNIVTNVPEEKEEEEVNSYEQADLALPEKTDEEVEMHSKFRNRSSAAMSRVGSPCMSASEAHSVGSRRSTLGHGTEDTRMRSNDVVGSNFSGCGISYCWSGASKYRDLYSDSDGPEQPLLSPEGTEAAFQDNVPYTETPRCLSQKFRPRSFSELIGLNAVAQSLLYSSCKGKVAPMYLFHGPRGTGKTSTARIFAAALNCLSLEEQRPCGFCKECVILFSGRSRDVKELDAAKMDRLGRVKALLKSASLVPYSSRFKVFIVDECHLLQEDAWSAIVKSLDEPYRHTVYIMITSDLDSLPRTSVTHCQKFHFPKIKVADIVYRLEKICIDEGLEFDHDGLYFIAAKSNGSLRDAEIMLDQLSLLGKRVTISLVHELVGLVSDDELIELLDLALSSDTTNTVRRARELMASSIDPLQLVSQLANLIMDILSGRCQSAVTEVSKSFLGRYALAEVGIRKLRHALKVLSETEKQLRTSRNKATWVTVALLQFGTNESDLVAETNEIHAHSATGYTDDWVSKVNSSSNFCDACNSNKSNCSERHCRRLKLENIWRRAIGKCQSRSAKSFLKKEGILLSVHVTEEVAIAEVGFSHPDHLSRAEKMQSLIEGVLQHVLGFNVEIRFKLVPCTARKDPRLKRNSFSLLGCSGRKQELSDSSVTEEDEAVRHGARETPLKGYSSSQQRSPFIVQRVDSKPKVHGSEDDARSTLTSNRSMTDDLTRTCRSETNCSKGASEQGRFDSIQEPDLQPNCFSRTLKLQKRFFSSDAAHTICFRIQPHNKMSFLPKKEFDTYFCAYEPYEQCPRSNSRATYGSRDEDLSIKTSLFGSNLLCWRGPKQSI is encoded by the exons ATGACGGACATAAGGCGCCACTCTGTGGATGTGCCACTGTCAAGAACCTTGGTGCAGCTGAAGCGAGTGAGGTCGTTGCGCGATCCATCAACAAACTCTATGAGCAAGTATGCGTCTCCTTCTGACAATATGATCTGGGAGACTGCTTCAAGCAACGGAGCCACAATGGAGCTAAGCAGGTCAGCACACCATCACTTAATCGAAGAAGACGTAGATTTGGAAGCTGAAGCTACTATGGGGTCAGAGCGAAGCTTTCGGGCACCCAATGCAAGAACTGCATCTTACAGGAAATCTTCCATTGTCAAGATCAGAGGCTTGAACCCGCCGAGAAACAAGCAAGGTCATCGTGTCCGTGTGGATGGTCACCGCAAATCGGTGGATTCTAACCACTCTAATCATAGCTCTCTCCGACAGTTAGCAAACAATATAGTAACAAACGTGccggaggagaaggaagaggaggaggtgaaTTCTTATGAACAAGCAGATCTTGCTTTGCCGGAGAAGACTGACGAAGAAGTAGAAATGCATTCCAAGTTCAGGAACAGGTCTTCCGCAGCAATGAGCCGTGTCGGCAGCCCTTGTATGTCTGCCAGTGAAGCGCACTCAGTTGGGTCGAGAAGAAGCACGTTAGGGCATGGAACCGAAGACACACGAATGAGGTCGAATGATGTTGTTGGATCAAATTTTAGTGGATGTGGTATAAGCTACTGCTGGTCAGGAGCATCGAAGTACCGCGATCTTTACTCCGATAGTGATGGTCCAGAGCAACCTCTCTTATCCCCGGAGGGGACTGAAGCAGCATTCCAAGACAATGTGCCATACACTGAGACACCGAGGTGTTTAAGCCAAAAGTTCCGCCCTCGATCCTTCAGTGAACTGATTGGCCTCAATGCAGTTGCTCAGTCCCTCTTATATTCCTCTTGCAAAGGAAAAGTTGCTCCAATGTACTTGTTTCATGGCCCCCGTGGTACAGGCAAGACATCGACCGCACGGATTTTTGCTGCTGCTCTAAATTGCCTCTCCCTCGAAGAGCAAAGGCCATGTGGGTTCTGTAAAGAGTGTGTCATTCTCTTTTCTGGGAGGAGTAGAGATGTAAAAGAACTTGATGCAGCAAAAATGGACCGTTTGGGTCGAGTAAAGGCACTACTCAAGAGCGCATCTCTTGTCCCATACTCCTCACGCTTCAAGGTTTTCATAGTTGATGAATGCCATCTGTTGCAAGAAGATGCCTGGTCTGCAATAGTGAAGAGTCTTGATGAGCCATACCGGCATACTGTGTACATTATGATTACTTCTGATTTAGATAGCTTGCCTCGCACTTCCGTAACACATTGCCAGAAGTTCCATTTTCCAAAGATAAAGGTTGCAGATATTGTCTACAGGTTGGAGAAAATCTGCATAGATGAAGGATTAGAATTTGACCATGATGGGTTGTACTTCATTGCTGCAAAGTCTAATGGTTCTCTTAGAGATGCTGAGATAATGCTGGATCAGCTTAGTTTGCTCGGGAAGAGGGTCACGATTTCTCTTGTGCATGAACTT GTAGGATTGGTGTCTGATGATGAGTTGATTGAGTTGCTTGATCTAGCATTGTCATCGGACACCACCAATACTGTCAGACGAGCTCGGGAACTTATGGCGTCGTCAATTGACCCTCTGCAGCTGGTCTCTCAGTTGGCAAACCTTATTATGGACATCCTCTCGGGACGATGTCAATCTGCAGTCACTGAAGTCAGCAAAAGTTTCTTAGGaagatatgcat TGGCAGAAGTTGGTATAAGGAAACTCAGACATGCACTGAAAGTACTGTCAGAAACTGAAAAGCAATTGAGGACATCAAGAAATAAGGCTACCTGGGTTACTGTTGCGCTTTTGCAGTTTGGCACCAATGAATCTGATCTAGTAGCAGAAACAAATGAAATCCATGCACATTCAGCAACAGGATATACAG ATGACTGGGTTTCCAAGGTAAATTCAAGCTCCAATTTCTGTGATGCGTGTAACAGCAACAAGTCTAACTGTTCCGAAAGACACTGTAGACGGCTTAAGCTTGAAAACATCTGGAGGAGAGCCATTGGGAAATGTCAATCCAGGTCAGCCAAAAGTTTTCTCAAAAAAGAAGGAATCCTATTATCAGTCCATGTTACTGAAG AGGTGGCTATAGCAGAAGTTGGATTCAGTCACCCGGATCACCTATCAAGGGCAGAGAAAATGCAAAGCCTGATAGAAGGAGTATTACAGCATGTTCTTGGGTTCAATGTGGAGATCAGATTCAAACTTGTACCATGCACAGCGAGGAAAGATCCAAGGCTGAAGAGAAATTCATTCAGCCTGCTCGGCTGCTCAGGACGAAAGCAAGAGCTGTCAGATTCATCTGTGACTGAAGAAGACGAAGCTGTGAGGCATGGAGCAAGGGAAACACCGCTCAAAGGCTACTCCTCTAGTCAGCAGCGATCACCATTCATTGTGCAACGCGTTGATTCTAAACCAAAAGTTCATGGCAGTGAGGACGATGCCCGAAGCACCTTGACATCAAACAGATCGATGACCGATGACCTAACAAGGACATGTAGGTCTGAGACTAACTGCTCCAAGGGTGCTAGTGAGCAGGGTCGTTTTGATAGCATCCAGGAGCCTGACCTTCAGCCAAATTGCTTCTCACGAACATTGAAGCTTCAAAAGAGGTTCTTCTCATCAGATGCAGCTCACACAATCTGTTTCAGGATCCAGCCACACAACAAAATGAGTTTCCTACCTAAGAAAGAATTTGATACTTATTTCTGCGCATACGAGCCCTACGAGCAGTGTCCAAGATCAAATTCACGAGCTACTTACGGTTCAAGAGATGAGGACTT GTCCATCAAAACTTCGCTATTTGGTTCAAATCTTCTCTGCTGGAGGGGGCCTAAACAGTCAATCTAA
- the LOC124670489 gene encoding MA3 DOMAIN-CONTAINING TRANSLATION REGULATORY FACTOR 1-like isoform X1, with amino-acid sequence MAAEDGARSPTRMLAEGHLRVATGGGAPADGGIAVRHLPHHHHTAKKEGVGAKSEENNHGDADFSPSQELDKLVNGNNKVPATLDDYRKLVVPVIEEYFSTGDVELAASELRNLGSDQFHYYFVKKLISMAMDRHDKEKEMASVLLSALYADLLGTFKMSEGFMMLLESTEDLSVDIPDAVDVLAVFVARAVVDEILPPVFLTRGRALLPESSKGVEVLQIAEKSYLSAPHHAELVESKWGGSTYFTVEEAKKRIQSILREYIESGDTDEAFRCIRELGLPFFHHEVVKRALILGIENPSSQPLVLKLLKESTAGCFISSNQLSKGFSRVAESVDDLSLDVPSAKTLFDKLLSAAISEGWLDASFSKSAASDEDHVNASGEKVKRFKEESGHIIQEYFLSDDVPELLRSLQELSAPEYNAIFLKKLITVAMDRKNREKEMASVLLSSLSLELFSTDDIMKGFIMLLQSAEDTALDIVDAPSELALFLARAVIDEVLVPLNLDDISSKLRPNSSGSQTVQMASSLLAARHSGERILRCWGGGTGWAVEDAKDKISKLLEEYNTGGDLGEACQCIRDLGMPFFNHEVVKKALVMAMDKQNEASILALLQECFGEGLITINQMTKGFARVKEGLDDLVLDIPNAQEKFGAYVELATERGWLLPSFSSAP; translated from the exons aTGGCGGCGGAGGACGGGGCGAGGTCGCCCACCAGGATGCTGGCGGAGGGACATCTGCGGGTCGCTACGGGAGGGGGCGCGCCGGCTGACGGCGGGATCGCCGTCCGCCACCTCccacaccaccaccacaccgcTAAGAAAG AAGGTGTTGGTGCGAAAAGTGAAGAAAACAACCATGGAGATGCAGATTTTTCACCATCCCAAGAGTTGGACAAATTAGTTAATGGGAACAACAAG GTTCCTGCTACATTAGATGACTATAGAAAGCTTGTAGTTCCAGTAATTGAGGAGTATTTTAGTACAGGAGACGTGGAACTGGCAGCTTCCGAGCTAAGGAATCTTGGATCAGATCAGTTTCACTATTACTTTGTGAAGAAACTCATATCCATGGCGATGGACCGCCATgataaagaaaaagaaatggCGTCGGTTCTGCTGTCTGCCTTGTATGCTGATCTATTGGGCACCTTCAAGATGAGTGAAGGTTTTATGATGCTACTCGAGTCAACAGAAGATCTATCTGTGGATATACCAGATGCTGTTGATGTTTTGGCTGTTTTCGTTGCACGCGCCGTTGTTGATGAAATATTGCCTCCTGTTTTTCTCACTCGAGGCAGGGCATTGCTTCCAGAATCTTCAAAAGGTGTTGAAGTTCTGCAAATTGCTGAGAAGAGTTACTTGTCAGCTCCTCACCATGCAGAATTAGTTGAAAGCAAGTGGGGCGGGAGCACTTACTTTACTGTAGAAGAGGCGAAAAAGAGGATCCAAAGTATTCTGAGGGAGTATATTGAGAGTGGAGACACTGATGAAGCCTTTAGGTGCATAAGAGAGCTGGGCCTTCCATTCTTCCATCATGAGGTTGTTAAACGTGCTCTCATCCTTGGCATAGAGAATCCATCGTCACAACCATTAGTCCTGAAGTTGCTAAAGGAATCAACAGCGGGTTGTTTCATCAGTTCTAATCAGTTGTCAAAGGGTTTCTCTCGGGTAGCTGAGAGTGTTGATGACCTGAGCCTTGATGTTCCTTCGGCCAAAACACTTTTTGACAAGCTTCTTTCAGCAGCTATATCCGAAGGGTGGCTTGATGCTTCATTCAGTAAATCTGCTGCCTCTGATGAAGATCATGTGAATGCAAGTGGTGAAAAGGTGAAGCGTTTTAAAGAAGAATCTGGTCACATAATTCAGGAGTATTTTCTGTCAGACGATGTCCCGGAACTCTTAAGAAGCCTTCAAGAGCTCTCTGCCCCTGAATACAACGCCATTTTCCTCAAGAAGCTTATTACGGTTGCTATGGATAGAAAGAACAGGGAGAAGGAGATGGCTTCTGTGCTCCTTTCTTCACTCAGTTTGGAACTGTTTTCCACAGATGACATTATGAAGGGGTTCATAATGCTCCTGCAGTCAGCGGAGGACACTGCTCTTGACATTGTGGATGCTCCCAGTGAACTTGCCCTCTTCCTGGCTAGGGCAGTGATCGACGAGGTCTTGGTGCCACTGAATTTGGATGATATCAGCAGCAAGCTACGCCCGAATAGCAGCGGTAGTCAGACCGTCCAGATGGCCAGCTCTTTGCTTGCTGCACGCCACTCCGGCGAGAGGATACTGCGCTGCTGGGGCGGGGGTACAGGCTGGGCAGTGGAAGACGCAAAGGACAAGATCTCAAAGCTCCTCGAGGAATACAACACCGGCGGTGACCTGGGTGAAGCCTGCCAGTGCATCCGCGACCTTGGGATGCCCTTCTTCAACCATGAGGTGGTGAAGAAGGCACTGGTGATGGCGATGGACAAGCAGAATGAGGCCAGCATCCTGGCCCTGCTCCAGGAGTGCTTTGGCGAGGGCCTGATAACCATCAACCAGATGACCAAAGGCTTCGCCCGCGTCAAGGAAGGCCTCGACGACCTGGTCCTCGACATCCCGAACGCGCAGGAGAAGTTTGGAGCCTATGTGGAGCTTGCGACGGAACGTGGCTGGCTGCTGCCATCCTTCTCCTCCGCGCCTTGA
- the LOC124670489 gene encoding MA3 DOMAIN-CONTAINING TRANSLATION REGULATORY FACTOR 1-like isoform X2 — translation MAAEDGARSPTRMLAEGHLRVATGGGAPADGGIAVRHLPHHHHTAKKGVGAKSEENNHGDADFSPSQELDKLVNGNNKVPATLDDYRKLVVPVIEEYFSTGDVELAASELRNLGSDQFHYYFVKKLISMAMDRHDKEKEMASVLLSALYADLLGTFKMSEGFMMLLESTEDLSVDIPDAVDVLAVFVARAVVDEILPPVFLTRGRALLPESSKGVEVLQIAEKSYLSAPHHAELVESKWGGSTYFTVEEAKKRIQSILREYIESGDTDEAFRCIRELGLPFFHHEVVKRALILGIENPSSQPLVLKLLKESTAGCFISSNQLSKGFSRVAESVDDLSLDVPSAKTLFDKLLSAAISEGWLDASFSKSAASDEDHVNASGEKVKRFKEESGHIIQEYFLSDDVPELLRSLQELSAPEYNAIFLKKLITVAMDRKNREKEMASVLLSSLSLELFSTDDIMKGFIMLLQSAEDTALDIVDAPSELALFLARAVIDEVLVPLNLDDISSKLRPNSSGSQTVQMASSLLAARHSGERILRCWGGGTGWAVEDAKDKISKLLEEYNTGGDLGEACQCIRDLGMPFFNHEVVKKALVMAMDKQNEASILALLQECFGEGLITINQMTKGFARVKEGLDDLVLDIPNAQEKFGAYVELATERGWLLPSFSSAP, via the exons aTGGCGGCGGAGGACGGGGCGAGGTCGCCCACCAGGATGCTGGCGGAGGGACATCTGCGGGTCGCTACGGGAGGGGGCGCGCCGGCTGACGGCGGGATCGCCGTCCGCCACCTCccacaccaccaccacaccgcTAAGAAAG GTGTTGGTGCGAAAAGTGAAGAAAACAACCATGGAGATGCAGATTTTTCACCATCCCAAGAGTTGGACAAATTAGTTAATGGGAACAACAAG GTTCCTGCTACATTAGATGACTATAGAAAGCTTGTAGTTCCAGTAATTGAGGAGTATTTTAGTACAGGAGACGTGGAACTGGCAGCTTCCGAGCTAAGGAATCTTGGATCAGATCAGTTTCACTATTACTTTGTGAAGAAACTCATATCCATGGCGATGGACCGCCATgataaagaaaaagaaatggCGTCGGTTCTGCTGTCTGCCTTGTATGCTGATCTATTGGGCACCTTCAAGATGAGTGAAGGTTTTATGATGCTACTCGAGTCAACAGAAGATCTATCTGTGGATATACCAGATGCTGTTGATGTTTTGGCTGTTTTCGTTGCACGCGCCGTTGTTGATGAAATATTGCCTCCTGTTTTTCTCACTCGAGGCAGGGCATTGCTTCCAGAATCTTCAAAAGGTGTTGAAGTTCTGCAAATTGCTGAGAAGAGTTACTTGTCAGCTCCTCACCATGCAGAATTAGTTGAAAGCAAGTGGGGCGGGAGCACTTACTTTACTGTAGAAGAGGCGAAAAAGAGGATCCAAAGTATTCTGAGGGAGTATATTGAGAGTGGAGACACTGATGAAGCCTTTAGGTGCATAAGAGAGCTGGGCCTTCCATTCTTCCATCATGAGGTTGTTAAACGTGCTCTCATCCTTGGCATAGAGAATCCATCGTCACAACCATTAGTCCTGAAGTTGCTAAAGGAATCAACAGCGGGTTGTTTCATCAGTTCTAATCAGTTGTCAAAGGGTTTCTCTCGGGTAGCTGAGAGTGTTGATGACCTGAGCCTTGATGTTCCTTCGGCCAAAACACTTTTTGACAAGCTTCTTTCAGCAGCTATATCCGAAGGGTGGCTTGATGCTTCATTCAGTAAATCTGCTGCCTCTGATGAAGATCATGTGAATGCAAGTGGTGAAAAGGTGAAGCGTTTTAAAGAAGAATCTGGTCACATAATTCAGGAGTATTTTCTGTCAGACGATGTCCCGGAACTCTTAAGAAGCCTTCAAGAGCTCTCTGCCCCTGAATACAACGCCATTTTCCTCAAGAAGCTTATTACGGTTGCTATGGATAGAAAGAACAGGGAGAAGGAGATGGCTTCTGTGCTCCTTTCTTCACTCAGTTTGGAACTGTTTTCCACAGATGACATTATGAAGGGGTTCATAATGCTCCTGCAGTCAGCGGAGGACACTGCTCTTGACATTGTGGATGCTCCCAGTGAACTTGCCCTCTTCCTGGCTAGGGCAGTGATCGACGAGGTCTTGGTGCCACTGAATTTGGATGATATCAGCAGCAAGCTACGCCCGAATAGCAGCGGTAGTCAGACCGTCCAGATGGCCAGCTCTTTGCTTGCTGCACGCCACTCCGGCGAGAGGATACTGCGCTGCTGGGGCGGGGGTACAGGCTGGGCAGTGGAAGACGCAAAGGACAAGATCTCAAAGCTCCTCGAGGAATACAACACCGGCGGTGACCTGGGTGAAGCCTGCCAGTGCATCCGCGACCTTGGGATGCCCTTCTTCAACCATGAGGTGGTGAAGAAGGCACTGGTGATGGCGATGGACAAGCAGAATGAGGCCAGCATCCTGGCCCTGCTCCAGGAGTGCTTTGGCGAGGGCCTGATAACCATCAACCAGATGACCAAAGGCTTCGCCCGCGTCAAGGAAGGCCTCGACGACCTGGTCCTCGACATCCCGAACGCGCAGGAGAAGTTTGGAGCCTATGTGGAGCTTGCGACGGAACGTGGCTGGCTGCTGCCATCCTTCTCCTCCGCGCCTTGA
- the LOC124671807 gene encoding ultraviolet-B receptor UVR8-like: MECPMDATASEASLVIQFHNIVHDATSQSPQRDPEDEHTKRHFSGEEAIGQFPLAANPSILLQLLSSCELDPKDLAALEATCTFFRNPAKFPPDLELSLPELAAFDMCQDRAMFKLMGEEEKEWLKQRCGGSWKLVLGYILVGEKNYRRGKSQVSSGPGYSIVVTSKGDVYSFGANSWGQLGLGDMEHKFKPCLIRSLQGIRITQVAVGSRRTMLVSDTGSVYKFGHSTFGPFDYYGAAATNEVSCPNPQLVESLKGIFVVQASIGGFFSAVLSREGRVYTFSWGQAERVGHATEIADVEPRLLSGPLEDVLVVQIAAGNCYLLMLAYHPNGMSVYSVGCGLGGKLGHGNTRNEGTPLQIEHFQTFNIRPMSISAGAFHAAVLSSDGRIFTWGWGVHGCLGRGAEEYMTLPTAVETLKAVHVSAGYYTTFVITDNGEVYTFGQKGVGLQDGEDDESGDILAPKLVTSLAGLEESFVQFSTTNAGDWIDDKLVYAHTVALTNSGKMYAFGGGSQGQLGVKLAEGKEAMPPFQVAVNLI; encoded by the exons ATGGAGTGTCCAATGGATGCCACAGCAAGCGAAGCCTCACTGGTTATACAGTTCCACAACATAGTGCATGATGCCACCTCACAGTCTCCCCAGCGGGATCCGGAAGACGAGCACACAAAACGCCATTTCTCCGGAGAAGAAGCCATAGGGCAGTTTCCACTAGCTGCTAACCCATCCATTCTCCTGCAATTGCTCTCATCCTGTGAGCTGGATCCTAAAGATCTTGCTGCTCTGGAG GCTACGTGTACATTCTTCAGGAATCCAGCAAAGTTCCCACCTGACTTGGAACTATCACTTCCGGAACTTGCCGCATTTGATATGTGCCAGGATAGGGCCATGTTTAAGCTAATGGGGGAAGAAGAGAAGGAGTGGCTGAAGCAACGGTGTGGGGGATCTTGGAAGCTTGTTCTTGGATACATTTTAGTTGGCGAGAAGAATTACCGCCGTGGGAAATCTCAAGTTAGTTCTGGACCAGGCTACAGCATTGTTGTGACATCTAAGGGAGACGTGTACTCATTTGGCGCGAATTCCTGGGGCCAGCTTGGCCTTGGGGATATGGAACACAAATTCAAGCCATGCCTTATCAG GTCTCTGCAAGGCATCAGAATCACCCAAGTCGCAGTTGGATCGAGGCGAACCATGCTTGTGAGCGACACGGGAAGCGTGTACAAATTTGGACACAGTACCTTTGGGCCGTTTGATTACTATGGAGCAGCTGCTACTAACGAAGTTAGCTGTCCCAATCCGCAGTTAGTGGAATCACTGAAGGGCATCTTTGTAGTGCAAGCATCTATAGGAGGATTCTTCTCCGCGGTTCTGTCTAGAGAGGGTCGGGTTTATACTTTCTCTTGGGGCCAAGCCGAAAGGGTTGGTCATGCTACAGAAATCGCCGATGTCGAGCCTCGTCTTCTCTCCGGACCCCTTGAGGATGTTCTAGTCGTGCAGATTGCTGCTGGAAACTGTTACCTCCTTATGTTAGCATATCATCCCAATGGAAT GTCAGTGTACTCTGTGGGTTGTGGTTTAGGAGGCAAGCTTGGGCATGGGAACACGCGCAACGAGGGCACCCCTCTGCAGATCGAACATTTTCAGACATTCAACATAAGGCCAATGTCAATTTCAGCTGGTGCTTTTCACGCCGCGGTCCTGAGCAGTGACGGGCGCATTTTCACCTGGGGTTGGGGTGTCCATGGCTGTCTGGGACGTGGAGCCGAAGAATACATGACCCTCCCAACGGCGGTGGAAACCTTGAAGGCCGTCCACGTTTCAGCTGGCTACTACACCACATTTGTCATCACCGATAATGGTGAAGTCTACACCTTTGGGCAGAAGGGAGTAGGCCTCCAG GATGGTGAAGACGATGAGAGTGGAGATATCCTGGCTCCCAAACTAGTCACCTCACTCGCTGGGCTAGAGGAAAGTTTTGTGCAGTTTAGCACAACAAATGCCGGGGATTGGATCGACGACAAACTAGTCTATGCTCATACGGTTGCTCTCACCAACTCCGGTAAGATGTACGCCTTTGGAGGAGGTAGCCAGGGTCAGCTTGGTGTCAAGCTTGCCGAGGGCAAAGAAGCCATGCCCCCGTTCCAGGTTGCCGTTAATCTCATCTAG